Within Leishmania infantum JPCM5 genome chromosome 35, the genomic segment GAGGAGTGCAAGCGTGCACATGggcaaggaaaagaagaatGAATCAGGGAGGGGAAGACAACCAAATCTGCTAGGAAAGCTAGTCAGGGATATGTCCTGTgatcccccctctcccccatcaccgacccctgtgtgtgtgtgtgtgtgtgtgtgtgtgtgatttTCGTGCAGTGGCTCCGGGGAATGCATCCGTTGCTCACTACCGTGGAAGCAGACGAGGCCGCACACCTTACACACCTATGCAGCACAGCTGCAGAAGTCACATCTTTGGTCGTTTCATTATTGCTTGGCGATAAGACACCTTTGTTCTTACATGGCAAGGGGGGAAAGGAATCTACACACACAGGAGAAGATGTGCCGGCTCTTGCGAAGCATTTGAAGAGGCAGTGCGAAAGGAGTAGGCCTCCGTCACCTACAGTAGCCTGCAATCAGCTTGCGCTTCGCGCGTCAGGCTATTTACATCCAAGAGCAccgagggggggggaacgaAACAGGAATGCCGTGCGCTGGACACGTCCTGGCTGTCGCCGGAGCACGTGCATCTCGAGAGGAGCAGAAAGAGGGTGGGATACAGAGACAAGGCATGATGAGTATTCCAGTGCGTAAACCCCTCTCGTGCCTTTGGCGTCCCGACACACAGCTCGCCCCCCTTCTCCAGTCATCTTGCGATAAGCAGATCACTGCTTGTTCTgcagcaaagaaaagaagaactCTGATTCAAGGGGGCCATCCTCTTCCAGGTCGGTACAGTGGACAGCGTTCCGGATGCGGTCCACGCCGTACATGGACCGGAGCGTGTGAGGGAAAAGAACGTGGCACACTTCCGGGTCCTGCGGGCCACACaccgcccgcagcgccggcacggcgTTCTCGGCGCAAACCTCAACGGCCCAGCACGGGCCGGACGACATCTGCTCCACCAGCTTCTTGTACTCCGGCAAAACTCCGTTGTAGACCTCTAAAAAGTCCTCGGCATCCGCCACTGTCAGCTGGTAAGAGCCAAGGGCACTAATGTAAAACCCCTCTTCGACCAAGCGATGAAGAATGGGACCCTGATGGCCGCTAGTGATCGCATGTGGCTTGATGACGCACACGGCGCAGttcttcagcgccgctgtgGACTCGCCAGGTCCCATGACtgcctccttcagctcctgcACAGCACTCTCGCTCGAAATCTGTGTCACGGCGGCGGAAAAAGAAGCCGCCACCGAGGCCACCTTTTCACGGgctccggcgccgctcgCAAGCACAACtaggcaccgctgcgccttTGATGCAACTCGGGCAGCGAGGCTCTTCGAAAGCTCTACTAAGCGGATGAACGTAATCCGCAGGCCTTGCGTTGTCAGGGCCTCAATTACGGagcccgctgccgcgctaTGGTGCTGCATGTCAACGGTAATCATGCACTCACCGGAGTTCGCTGTAAGCCGCTTGCGCGTTGCGTCGTCGCCATAGTCGATAATGCGAAGGGGACGGGAAAAGACGTTGATCGTCGCCCCCACGTAAAGCTCGTTCGGGCTCAGTGACGGATAGGCGCAGCGCTTCAAAAACAAGCGCTTCGTCTTGAGGTTGTACATCTCTATCGTTTTGTCGTCTGTAAAGTAGCAAAACTGGTATGTGCGAGAGAGGCTCGCTTGTGGATCGAAGTACTCCACCACAAACGTGTCCCTTTGTTCGCCCACCATTTTtcttcgtgcgtgtgtgtgtgcgtgtgtggctgtgAAGGCTGTGCGGCGTCTTGTGCCGAAGGTGCAAGAAATAGTGCGAGGTGTTGACGCTGCTCCGCGATGTCGTGTGCACGTCCTCACGCACCTGGAAGTGACGGAAACAACTTA encodes:
- a CDS encoding putative nucleoside diphosphate kinase, which encodes MVGEQRDTFVVEYFDPQASLSRTYQFCYFTDDKTIEMYNLKTKRLFLKRCAYPSLSPNELYVGATINVFSRPLRIIDYGDDATRKRLTANSGECMITVDMQHHSAAAGSVIEALTTQGLRITFIRLVELSKSLAARVASKAQRCLVVLASGAGAREKVASVAASFSAAVTQISSESAVQELKEAVMGPGESTAALKNCAVCVIKPHAITSGHQGPILHRLVEEGFYISALGSYQLTVADAEDFLEVYNGVLPEYKKLVEQMSSGPCWAVEVCAENAVPALRAVCGPQDPEVCHVLFPHTLRSMYGVDRIRNAVHCTDLEEDGPLESEFFFSLLQNKQ